TCCGGGTCGAGGATCGAGTCGACCCAGCCCAGCTCGGCCTCGCTGGCCCCGCGGTTCACCCACGACGCGCGGACGCGGGCCCGGGTGTCGTCGATGAAGCGCTGGCGGAGCATCCGCTTGGTTTCCCACAGGGCCGCGTCCGTGGTCTTGTCCAGACCCTCGAACATGCCCTCGGAGTCACCCTGGTCGGCGTTCGCGTAGGTGAGCGCCGAGATCTCGCGCGCCACCCAGGTCGGCGCGTGCACGCCGTTGGTGATCGAGCTGATCGGGACGTCGGACGGGTCGAAGCTCGGCCACAGGCCGGCGAACATCCCGCGGCTGACCACACCGTGCAGCTTGGAGACGCCGTTCGCCCTCTGAGCGAGGCGAAGGCCCATGATCGCCATGTTGAAGACGCTCGGGTCGCCGTTCTCGAAGTCCTCGGCGCCGAGCGCCAGGATCCGGTCGATCGGGACGCCGTCGCCGAACACGTCCGGCGAGAAGTGCTGCTGGATCAGCTCGACCGGGAACCGGTCGATCCCGGCCGGGACCGGGGTGTGGGTGGTGAACACGGTGCCGCCGCGGGCGACCTCGAGCGCGGTGTCGAAGTCGAGGCCCTGGTCGGTGGCCAGCTCGCGGATCCGCTCGACGCCGAGGAAACCGGCGTGGCCCTCGTTGGTGTGGAAGGCCTCCGGGGCCGCGTGGCCGGTGATCCGGCAGAAGGCGCGGACCGCGCGGACACCACCGACACCGAGCAGCAGCTCCTGGAGCAGACGGTGCTCGGTCGTCCCGCCGTACAGGCGGTCGGTCACCTCGCGCTCGGCCGGCTCGTTCTCCTCCATGTCGGAGTCGAGCATCAGCAGCGGCACGCGGCCGACCTGGGCGACCCAGATCTGCGCCCGCAGCTCACGGCCACCGGGCAGGGTCACGGTGACGGTCGCGGGTGCGTCACCGTCGCGGAGCAGGCTGATCGGCAGCCCGTCCGGGTCGACCAACGGGTAGCGCTCCTGCTGCCAGCCCTCGCGGTTCAGCGACTGGCCGAAGTAGCCGTGGCGGTAGAGCAGCCCGACACCGATCAGCGGTACGCCGAGGTCGCTGGCGGCCTTCAGGTGGTCGCCGGCCAGGATGCCGAGACCGCCGGAGTACTGCGGCAGCACGTGGGTGATGCCGAACTCCGGGGAGAAGTAGGCCACCGAGCTGACCGGCGAACCGGCGTCGGCCTGGAACCAGCGGTCGTCGGTGACGTACCCGTTCAGGTCGTTCACGGCCAGCTCGAGCCGGCGCAGGAAGGCGTGGTCGGCGGCCAGCTCGTCCAGGCGGGCCGCGGGGACCTCGCCGAGCAGCCGGACCGGGTCGCCGCCGGTGCTGCGCCACAGTTGCGGGTCGACAGCCTCGAACACGTCCTGCGTCTCGGGGTGCCAGGCCCAGCGCAGGTTGTTCACCAGGGTGCCGAGGCCGGTCAGCGGCTCGG
The Kribbella italica DNA segment above includes these coding regions:
- the glgP gene encoding alpha-glucan family phosphorylase, whose translation is MRAIRRFSVRPVLPEPLTGLGTLVNNLRWAWHPETQDVFEAVDPQLWRSTGGDPVRLLGEVPAARLDELAADHAFLRRLELAVNDLNGYVTDDRWFQADAGSPVSSVAYFSPEFGITHVLPQYSGGLGILAGDHLKAASDLGVPLIGVGLLYRHGYFGQSLNREGWQQERYPLVDPDGLPISLLRDGDAPATVTVTLPGGRELRAQIWVAQVGRVPLLMLDSDMEENEPAEREVTDRLYGGTTEHRLLQELLLGVGGVRAVRAFCRITGHAAPEAFHTNEGHAGFLGVERIRELATDQGLDFDTALEVARGGTVFTTHTPVPAGIDRFPVELIQQHFSPDVFGDGVPIDRILALGAEDFENGDPSVFNMAIMGLRLAQRANGVSKLHGVVSRGMFAGLWPSFDPSDVPISSITNGVHAPTWVAREISALTYANADQGDSEGMFEGLDKTTDAALWETKRMLRQRFIDDTRARVRASWVNRGASEAELGWVDSILDPDVLTVGFARRVPSYKRLTLMLRDPERLKALLLHPTRPIQIVIAGKAHPADEGGKKLIQEMVRFADDPEVRHRIVFVPDYDIALAQPMYPGCDVWLNNPLRPYEACGTSGMKAALNGALNLSIRDGWWDEWYDDEFGWAIPSAEGIEDTDRRDDLEAHALYDLIEKQVAPRFYDGEVPGRWIEMLRHTIKELGPKVLATRMVRDYVERLYVPAAHSSRQLNSTYDGARQLAAWKKQVRAAWPQIRVDHVELQGLGDVPQLGTTVGIRAFVTLGELTPDDIDVEALHGRVDSADEITDAVRVSLKLAETYEGNRHRFEGELKLDRTGPFGYTVRVLPKHPMLASPAELGLAAGPSDPEDPDTPDLPAGSEF